A genome region from Fodinibius salicampi includes the following:
- a CDS encoding DUF2281 domain-containing protein — MSKKPVLDKFEKLPPEAKKEASDFVQFLYERYVKSTPKKTKKPISESSFVGMWKDRSDLNDSSAWVKKQRQTQWTKR; from the coding sequence ATGAGTAAGAAGCCAGTTTTAGACAAATTTGAGAAGCTTCCCCCTGAAGCTAAAAAAGAAGCAAGCGACTTTGTTCAGTTCTTATATGAACGGTATGTCAAATCCACTCCTAAAAAGACAAAAAAGCCTATCTCAGAAAGTTCTTTTGTTGGAATGTGGAAAGATCGTTCTGATTTAAACGATAGTTCCGCTTGGGTAAAAAAACAGCGCCAAACCCAGTGGACAAAACGCTAA
- a CDS encoding type II toxin-antitoxin system VapC family toxin, whose product MADQFILVDTDILIDVSRGITQAINTLEELQQDYVLSISVVTQMELMVGCENKKEFKQLENFLNRFEIIQLSKSISTKAVEHFKEYRLSHGVLIADMLIASTAIAHEIELISKNQKDYSFIADLELKKYIAE is encoded by the coding sequence ATGGCGGACCAGTTTATTCTTGTCGATACAGATATTCTTATTGATGTCAGTCGTGGCATTACGCAAGCTATTAACACACTTGAAGAACTCCAACAAGACTATGTTCTCTCAATAAGTGTCGTAACACAAATGGAATTGATGGTTGGTTGTGAAAATAAGAAGGAGTTTAAACAACTGGAAAACTTCCTAAATCGATTCGAGATTATTCAACTCTCTAAGAGTATTTCAACAAAAGCTGTTGAACACTTCAAAGAATACCGCCTTAGTCATGGTGTTCTAATTGCAGACATGCTTATTGCGTCCACCGCCATAGCTCATGAAATAGAGTTGATTTCCAAGAATCAGAAAGACTATTCATTTATCGCAGATTTAGAGCTTAAAAAATATATTGCAGAATAG
- a CDS encoding DNA polymerase Y family protein has product MHTIDPGTYNPDEDVHKITDYRCVSRDMQHTSLKERYYLHLDMNCFYAQVEQQCFKLHGLPIYIGGWYKGEKGIPRGIVATCSYEARALGIKTAMSAYEAEQICPYIIGLQADYEKYKGISALIEDVLNDFAPTVEKYSMDEYFLDITFLKDKSREEITRYGQALRDMIYREIGLVCSVGISYSKTYAKLASDINKPDGLALVLDREEAAEILGPLSLDEVWGIGRQRYAKLKGKGLQTIADGIQRGYPVFQELFGDYFGKIMYEMVAGKDRAKVLTEQLVPKEQLNYMHTFSTQSTSVTEIRGELMKGINRLCYRMRAYRLRARKYFCYLRIQHRQHKGVSFRFTTDGYTNIDGYIHHECMRKARPRINGLLKGGYALRGIGIGTVSVDHSGQQELFFSEDPGQRQFCMVQDAINNKHGANTITKASIMDKVPGKTHFLDRS; this is encoded by the coding sequence ATGCATACAATTGACCCTGGAACATATAATCCTGACGAGGATGTCCACAAGATCACCGACTACCGGTGCGTGAGCCGAGACATGCAGCATACCTCCCTGAAGGAGCGGTACTACCTGCACCTGGATATGAACTGCTTCTATGCGCAGGTCGAACAGCAGTGTTTCAAGCTTCACGGGCTCCCGATCTACATCGGCGGATGGTACAAAGGCGAAAAGGGGATACCTCGCGGCATTGTAGCCACCTGCTCCTATGAGGCACGGGCACTGGGTATCAAGACGGCCATGAGTGCCTACGAGGCCGAACAGATCTGTCCGTATATCATTGGGCTGCAGGCCGACTACGAGAAGTATAAAGGGATCAGTGCTCTAATCGAAGATGTCCTTAATGACTTTGCCCCGACGGTCGAAAAGTACTCGATGGACGAGTACTTCCTGGACATTACTTTCCTGAAAGACAAATCCAGGGAAGAGATTACCCGCTATGGGCAAGCCCTGCGGGACATGATCTACCGGGAGATCGGGTTGGTATGTTCGGTTGGGATCTCCTACTCGAAGACCTACGCGAAGCTGGCCAGCGATATCAACAAACCCGATGGGCTAGCACTGGTGCTGGACCGGGAGGAGGCCGCAGAAATACTGGGGCCTCTGTCGCTGGATGAAGTCTGGGGGATCGGCCGCCAGCGATACGCCAAGCTCAAGGGCAAAGGCCTGCAAACCATTGCTGACGGAATCCAGCGGGGCTATCCGGTCTTCCAGGAGCTGTTCGGGGACTATTTTGGAAAAATCATGTATGAGATGGTCGCCGGCAAGGATAGGGCGAAGGTCCTGACCGAGCAGCTGGTCCCCAAAGAGCAGCTCAACTACATGCATACCTTTAGCACCCAATCGACCAGCGTGACGGAAATACGAGGGGAGCTGATGAAAGGCATCAACCGGCTGTGTTACCGGATGCGGGCCTACCGATTACGGGCCCGGAAGTATTTCTGCTACCTTCGGATCCAGCACCGCCAGCATAAAGGCGTTAGTTTTCGGTTCACGACCGACGGGTACACCAATATTGACGGATATATCCACCACGAGTGCATGCGTAAAGCGCGGCCGCGCATCAACGGTCTGCTGAAGGGCGGCTATGCGTTGCGGGGCATTGGCATCGGGACGGTGAGCGTGGACCATTCGGGGCAGCAGGAACTGTTTTTTTCCGAAGATCCGGGCCAACGGCAATTCTGCATGGTTCAGGATGCCATTAACAACAAGCATGGGGCTAACACCATCACCAAAGCATCAATAATGGATAAGGTCCCGGGGAAAACGCATTTTCTGGATAGAAGTTAA